The Enterobacter oligotrophicus sequence CTGGGACCCGTCGCGCTTCGCGGCTAAGACCAGTGAGCTTGAGATCTGGCACGGCTTCCTCATCATGTGGGCGGTGTGTGCAGGTGTGATTCACGGCGTCGGCTTTCGTCCGAAAGCCCTCCACTGGCAGGGCATTTTCTGCCCGCTGATCGCCGATCTCGTTCTCCTGGCAGGTCTGATTTTCTTCTTCTTCTGAATAAGAAATGT is a genomic window containing:
- the ybgE gene encoding cyd operon protein YbgE; translation: MNIIATLYAVMDKRPLRALSLVMALLLAGCIFWDPSRFAAKTSELEIWHGFLIMWAVCAGVIHGVGFRPKALHWQGIFCPLIADLVLLAGLIFFFF